AATTCCTCCTTATTTCTTAAGTGAACGCAGCCTTAGTATAACAGGCATGAACCTGTCAACCAAGAACTCCATCCAGCACAAAGCCAAAACTGCAGTTTGGAGCTTCTTATATCGTCTTCTACCAGCCCAAAATCCACGAAAAAATGAGGGGGGCCACAATAGTAGCATCAGATTCCACCACAAAACGAGGGGTTGTATCGCTCAACTTGCCCCAGGTGATCTTTTCGTTGGGAACGGCTCCAGAATAAGATCCGTAGCTAGTAGTCGAATCTGAAATTTGGCAAAAATAAGCCCAAAATGGAGTGTCTTCCCGTTTCAAATCTTGCTGCAACATGGGAACCACGCAAATAGGAAAATCTCCCGCAATACCTCCACCAATTTGGAAAAATCCAATCCCCTGCCCGCCAGAGCTCTCTGTGTACCAGTTTGCGAGGAAGGTCATGTATTCAATACCACCCTTCATGGTAGTGGGCTTCAATTCACCGGTAACACAATAGGACGCAAAAATATTTCCGAGCGTTGAATCTTCCCAACCTGGAACGATAAGCGGAATATTTTTTTCAGCTGCCGCCAAAAGCCAATTGTTTTTAGGATCAATTTGGTAATACTGCTGCAAAATACCACTTTTCAAAAGCTGATAAAAATATTCGTGCGGCAAATAACTTTTGCCTTCGTCGTTTGCTTTTTTCCACAATTCAAAAATGTGATGTTCAATACGACGAATAGCTTCTTCTTCTGGAATACACGTATCCGTTACGCGGTTGAAGCCTTTTTCCAAAAGATCCCACTCGTCTTGCGGGCTCAAATCACGATAATGCGGAACACGCGCGTAATGATCATGCGCCACAAGATTAAATACATCTTCTTCCAAGTTTGCTCCCGTGCACGAAATAATTTGCACCTTATCTTGGCGAATCATCTCTGCAAGCGACTTTCCCAGCTCTGCCGTACTCATGGCACCCGCCAAAGACACCAACATTTTTCCATTGGCGTTCATATGCGTTTCATAGGCTTTTGCAGCATCCATCATTGCCGCGGCATTGAAGTGTAAATAGTGCTCTTCCATAAACTGCGAAATTGGTCCTCGTTTCATTGCTTCTTCCTCCATATTAGGATTTTGTCATTGCGATCCGCCTCTGGCGGAGTGGCAATCTCCTCTGACAATTCAAAATCGAGATCACCTTGCCTGACCGGCAGGCAGACCACGTCGTTACACTCCTCGTGATGACAGAGCATTAATTTCCAACATGCTCTAAAAGCGCTTGTGCTTTTTCGATGATGTTTTTCTTCGTAAATCCAAATTGTTCAAACAAAATTGGCGCTGGTGCTGATGCTCCAAAATGATCGATGCCAATCGCACATCCTTTTTCGCCAACGTAGCGTTGCCATCCAAAAGTGCATCCCGCCTCAACCGCTAAGCGAGCAGTGATGCGTGCTGGAAAGACACTCTCTTTATATTTTTCTGACTGCTCTTCAAATAATTCCCACGATGGCATGCTGACTAAACGTACTGCAACACCTTTTGCAGCAAGCTCTTCGGCAGCTTCAAAGGCAAGAGAAAGTTCAGAGCCACTTGCAATTAAAATGAGTTTTGGTTCCGGCAAAAAATCTTTCACCACATAGGCACCACACGCAGTTTTTTCTGCACATGAACCTGGAACTGGAGTTAAGTTTTGTCGGCTGAGAACCAAGGCAACTGGCCCCTGCTTGTTTTCCATACTGTATTTCCAGGCGCCCAAAGTTTCGTTTGCATCACCAGGACGAAGAAGACTCAAGCCCGGCATGGCGCGTAAACTCATCAAGTGTTCAACCGGTTGATGCGTAGGGCCATCTTCGCCCAAACCAATGGAATCGTGTGTCAGCACATAGCGAACCGGAAGTTTCATGAGTGCTGCCAAACGCATGGCTGGTCTCATGTAATCGGTGAACACAAAAAATGTTGCGGTAAAAGGAAGCACGCCACCATGCAACGCCATTCCATTTGCGATGGAAGCCATGGCATGTTCACGAATACCAAAATGAAGATTGCGGCCGGCTCGATTTGTTTTTGAAAAATCTCCACACTCTTTCAAGTAAGTGCTGTTTGAACAAGCAAGATCTGCCGAACCTCCAATAAATTCTGGAAAACATTTTGCAATCGCCTGCATCACCTTGCCAGAAGACTGTCTGCTGGCCATAGCTTCAGAATGTTCGAAGGAAGGAAATTCTTTTTCCCAGTCTTTAGGATTTATCCCTTGCATCACACGAGAAAATTCTGCTGCAAGTTCAGGATATTTCTCGCCATAATCTGCAAAAAGCGCGTCCCATTTTTCGGCATTCTTTTTCGCTTCGTTTGCAATGGAAGTGTAATAAGTTTTCACTTCTTCAGGAACGAAAAAGGTTGAGTGTTCCCACGCATAGGTTTTTTTCGTGAGTTCAATTTCATCAGCGCCAAGCGGAGAACCATGTGCAGCCGAAGTATCCTGCTTGTTGGGACTTCCAAATCCAATATGAGATTTCACAATCACAAGTGATGGCTTTGCACTTTCAGCCCGCGCATTGTCAGTTACTTTGGCAAGCTCGGCAAAATCATTGATGTCTTTCACCGTTTGCACATGCCAACCATAGGCTTTAAATCGTTCACCTACATTTTCTGTAAAACTTAAGTCGGTTGTTCCATCGATGGTAATGTTATTGTCATCATAATATACAACAAGTTTTCCCAAACCAAGATGACCCGCAAGCGAAGCTGCTTCGGCACAAACACCTTCCATCAGATCACCATCACTGGCAATGACGTAAGTAGAATGATCTACAACGTTGAAGCCTTCACGGTTGAATTTCGCTGAAAGATGTTCTTCGGCAATCGCCATCCCAACCGCATTGGCAAAGCCTTGGCCAAGAGGGCCTGTTGTGGTTTCGGCACCTGGCGTGTCGTGATATTCAGGATGGCCAGGCGTAATACTTCCCCATTGGCGAAAGTTTTTGATGTCATCGATGGAAATGGGAAAACCCGAAAGATGATATTGCGCATACAGCAACATGGAAGCATGTCCGCACGAAAGAACGAAGCGGTCGCGATTCCACCACTTCAAATTGCGAGGAGTATACTGAATGTACTTTGTCCACAGAAGATGTGACAGCGGAGCCAGTGCCATTGGTGTTCCCGGGTGCCCTGAATTTGCACGCTGCACGGCATCCATCGAAAGTGTTCTGATGGTATTGATACAAAGTTCGTTACACTGTTGCACGTTTTCTCCTCTCGCTCAGCTTTATTGGGGAAAAGCTGCTAACATCCCTCGGAAAAAGTGGCAAGGGAGAAACAGAGAAAACAAGGGCCTTTAAAGCAGATTGAGACCGAAATTTGGAGATTTGGCTTTTTTTTGTTACAATCCTGAATATGAAAAGCCAAAAAGCCTTCTCATGCATGACCATAAAGGAACAGAACCTGGTACGAACGCTGGATACTCCCGAGAAAGTTCAAGCCTACCTCAACCGCTGCATCCCTTATAACTGGGAACACAGCGGAGAAAGCCTTCAATCATTTCGAAGTGTGGTGAAAAGCAAAACGGCGCATTGCCTTGAAGCCACTTTTTTTGCCGCTGCCATCTTGGAACATCATGGCTACGAACCATTGGTGCTGGATATGCACAGCATCGACTGTTTGGATCATTGTCTCTTTTTGTATCAAGATAAAAAAACGGGTCTCTTTGGAACGGTTGGTGTCTCGCGTGAAGACGAACTCTATGGAAAAAAAGCGAGCTTCAAAACAGTGAGAGATGTCGTGATGAGTTATTATGATGACTACATTGATGAAACAGCGTGTTTAGAATCTTATGTGGTCATCAACCTTGATACTATTCCCTATGCCAATTGGCGCTTTTCACATCGCAATGTCTGGAAAGTGGAAAACTATCTTGGCGAGCTGCCACACCGCTTTGTGCGCGTGAGTAAAAAAAGATATAAAAAAATCCTTGCTCAATACTTAAAACGCTCTAAAGAGAACACGACAACTTTGGAAGCAGCATAATTTTTTTGTGCATCTTGTTTTGTCATTCCCGCGGAGGCGGGAATCCACAATTTTCTGTCATTGCGAAGGAGCGTAGCGACTGTGGCAATCCCCTCGTTCAATTGTTAGAGGAGATCCTTCGTTACACTCAGGATGACAGCAAAGTGTTTGGATTGCTGGATCCCCGCGTTCGCGAGGATGACAAACTTAAATCTCTTACTTCGTGATGACAACGAGTTAACTTAGTTAACGGATTCGTAAACACCAAAAATAAAATTATGAAACCTTTTTTCCCCCGTATCGCAAAAAAAGATATCATCCTCCCTCCCGGTGTTGATCCAAAACACATGTGCATTGGGTGTGCTAAGTGTTGCCGTTATGTTTGCGTTGAAATTGATGCGCCCGATTGCAGAGAAGATTTTGAAGACTTGCGTTGGATGGTGGCACACGAAGGTCTTTCCATTCACGTGAATAAAAAAACGTGGGAGCTCATGATTCAAACTACCTGCACGCATCTTCAATCAAACGGATTATGTGGAGTCTATGAAACACGTCCGCAAGTCTGCCGCGATCACATTCCCGGAGAATGTGATACTGAGGTGGAAGTAGAAACTGATTACGGTGCCGATTATTTATTCACGAGCATGAAAGAAATTGAAATCTACCGCGACAAACATTTCCCTTTGAACATAAAAAAGAAGAAAAAAACTTCGAAAACAAAAAAGAAAAAGCTGAGAAAAAAAGTTTAAAAAAATACCCGTTTCCCCTTTTTTACCTGTACTTTTTCACCCTTCACATTTCATAAAAACCTTTATTTTTTAAATATTTATATAAAATTAAAAAAATATTTCTTTTCTCTCTTTCCTGCCGAATTTTTGGTATTCTTCTCTCATCTAAAAAACTTTAACGGGTGGGGGATAACATGAATTACTTCAAAAAAAATATTACACTTGCAGTATTCAGCGTGCTTTTTTTATCGGCATGCGGAGGATCTAGCGGTACCTCAAGCTCAACGGGAATCAGTAGCTTTACTGCGCTTCCCAACGCAACAAGCCCGGTAGTAGACTCCACAAGCGGATCGCTTTCACCCTTACCTTCGAAGTCCTTTTCCGCAAGCGTTGGAAAAGCTGCAACAACAGGCTTAAAGCTAAGCCAAATTGGAGCGGCGGCATTTGATACCAGCAGCTCACGATCAATGTGCGAAGTGGGAAACTTGCTGAAACAAACCATCAACGACGGTGGACAAGCTGATAAAATCGGCTGCTACATGAATAAAACCTTGGAAGCGAATGACTATGTCGTCGCTACTGTCTGCGATGGAACAGCTCGCATTGTTGGTCTCGATTTCCCATCTGGTGGTGACGGCGGGCCAGACCATATTAAATTTTCATGTACTGCAAGCGGCGGAGTTTTCACCAGTTACTCGCTGTGGGCATGTAGTGGCGGTACGCAAAACGAATATATTTCAAAAACCATCGGCAGCGATGGAAGCGTTTCTATCACAAGCATCGGTAACTTCAGCGATGGTGGCGGTAGTACCGGCTGGCATTCAGTCAGCGCAAGCGGAGAACTTTCCAGCAACAATGATGGAAGTTACGCTTCAAAAACCATTACTTCAAGCATGAGGTTTATTGGAGATAATAATTACACCGGCCAAATGACGCTTGAACAAGCTGCAAGCAGCTTCGTGTTAAGCGGATTTCAAACCGGAACATTTTCTGAAGGCTCATTCACCAATCGCATGTATTCAACAGGACAACTGATTGAAAACAACACCGCTACAGACTTTGACGATTACAACATTCAAAACCTAGCCTATGGCGATGGAGCCGCAAGCCTTATTTTAAGTGCAACATTCGGTGAAGATACTTTCAGCATGGAAGAAGTTCAGTCTTGGAATGGAGACACCACCGAAGCTGAAGCCTCAAATGATTACACCGTAGCTGCAGGAGCTGGAACCGTTCCAAGCGTAGAAGCTGTCAGCATCAGCTTCACCGGTGATGCTGCTTACGATTGCCTTGGCACTGAAGAAGCCTCGCTTACTATTCCCACAGCAATTGCAACCGAAGATGAGTCAAATGTTTGCGCACGCTTTGGACTTAACCACAGCTGGTTCGATTGTTACACCGAAACAGGAGATAACGGCGAGTAAGCAACCAAAAACATAAGATTCAAAAATCGGCTTTAGAGAAAAATCTAAAGCCGATTTTATTTTGCACTTGCGAAATGGATTCTAGTTCTGCATTGAACGGGGATGCATTGGATTGATACTGCCGAAGAGCTGAAAAAAATAAGCAAAGAGCTAAGCGCTGAAAAAATAATTGCGCTTGATACAGAATTTATTCGCGAGAGCA
This portion of the Deltaproteobacteria bacterium CG11_big_fil_rev_8_21_14_0_20_42_23 genome encodes:
- a CDS encoding deoxyhypusine synthase, with translation MKRGPISQFMEEHYLHFNAAAMMDAAKAYETHMNANGKMLVSLAGAMSTAELGKSLAEMIRQDKVQIISCTGANLEEDVFNLVAHDHYARVPHYRDLSPQDEWDLLEKGFNRVTDTCIPEEEAIRRIEHHIFELWKKANDEGKSYLPHEYFYQLLKSGILQQYYQIDPKNNWLLAAAEKNIPLIVPGWEDSTLGNIFASYCVTGELKPTTMKGGIEYMTFLANWYTESSGGQGIGFFQIGGGIAGDFPICVVPMLQQDLKREDTPFWAYFCQISDSTTSYGSYSGAVPNEKITWGKLSDTTPRFVVESDATIVAPLIFSWILGW
- the tkt gene encoding transketolase; translation: MDAVQRANSGHPGTPMALAPLSHLLWTKYIQYTPRNLKWWNRDRFVLSCGHASMLLYAQYHLSGFPISIDDIKNFRQWGSITPGHPEYHDTPGAETTTGPLGQGFANAVGMAIAEEHLSAKFNREGFNVVDHSTYVIASDGDLMEGVCAEAASLAGHLGLGKLVVYYDDNNITIDGTTDLSFTENVGERFKAYGWHVQTVKDINDFAELAKVTDNARAESAKPSLVIVKSHIGFGSPNKQDTSAAHGSPLGADEIELTKKTYAWEHSTFFVPEEVKTYYTSIANEAKKNAEKWDALFADYGEKYPELAAEFSRVMQGINPKDWEKEFPSFEHSEAMASRQSSGKVMQAIAKCFPEFIGGSADLACSNSTYLKECGDFSKTNRAGRNLHFGIREHAMASIANGMALHGGVLPFTATFFVFTDYMRPAMRLAALMKLPVRYVLTHDSIGLGEDGPTHQPVEHLMSLRAMPGLSLLRPGDANETLGAWKYSMENKQGPVALVLSRQNLTPVPGSCAEKTACGAYVVKDFLPEPKLILIASGSELSLAFEAAEELAAKGVAVRLVSMPSWELFEEQSEKYKESVFPARITARLAVEAGCTFGWQRYVGEKGCAIGIDHFGASAPAPILFEQFGFTKKNIIEKAQALLEHVGN